The Verrucomicrobium spinosum DSM 4136 = JCM 18804 DNA segment GGTTCTTGTCCACCCATTCGCGGCACCGTTTGGCCCAGCGCAGGGTGAGGTCCAGGCTCTTGGCCGCATACGCCGCATCACAGGGGTGGGGCGGACATTCGTCGAAGAGCATGGCAATGTCTGAGCCGAGGATGGACTGAATTTCCATCGCGCTCTCTGGACCCAGCATCATGGGTGAACCATCCACATGGTTCTGAAAGTGAACGCCTTCTTCCTTGATCTTGCGGAGCTTCCCCAGGGAGAAGACCTGGAAGCCGCCGGAGTCTGTGAGGATGGGCTTGTTCCAGTTGGCAAAGGCATGCAGGCCTCCCGCCTCACGCATGACTTCCATGCCCGGCCGGACGGCGAGATGGTAGGTATTGCCTAAAATGATCTGGGCTCCGATAGCCTCCAGCTCCACCGGATGGACCGTCTTGACCGAACCCTGGGTGCCCACGGGCATGAAGATGGGCGTTTCGATCACCCCATGGGGAGTGACCAGCCGCCCGCGTCGGGCGAGGCTGTGGGGATCAGTACCAAGGAGGGTGAACATGCGGGGCGCACAGGCTGGCAAGGTAAGGGCGCGGCGCAACCGGGAAAAATAATACCGAGTGGACAACAGAAGCCCCGGAGAAAAACAGGATGGGCCATTTCGCAGAGAAATTGAAGGTGGACCGTCGTTCCCACTCTGCACAGAAGACTCCTGCCATGATCCGCCTCTTCCTCCTCCCTGCCGTCCTGCTCTTTTCTACCCGTCTGGCCGGTGCCGAACCTCCCAGGCAGCCCAACATAGTCTTCTTCCTGGTGGATGATCTGGGCCAGCGGGACCTCGCCTGCTACGGCAGCACCTTCTACGAAACGCCCCACCTGGACCGGCTGGCGAAGGAGGGGGCGCTTTTCACAGACGCCTACTCCACCTGCCCGGTGTGCTCGCCGAGCCGGGCCAGCATTCTGACGGGCAAGTACCCCCAGCGGACCGGGATCACGGACTACATTGGTGCGCCCATGAAGCCCGAGCAGTGGAAGCGCAACACCAAGCTGCTGCCCGCCCCCTACAGTGACCGGCTGGCCCTGGAGGAAACGACGATGGCGGAGGCGCTGAAAGCGGCAGGCTATGCCACCTTCTTTGCGGGCAAGTGGCACTTGGGGCCCGAAGGCTGGTTCCCCGAGGACCAGGGTTTTGAGATCAACAAGGGCGGGATCGACCGCGGCGGCCCGTATGGGGGCAACAAGTACTTTTCCCCCTACGGCAACCCCCGGCTGTCCGACGGGCCGCCCGGAGAGCACCTCCCTGACCGCCTGGCAACAGAAACGGCCAGCTTCATTGAAGCCCACAAGGACAAGCCGTTCTTCGCTTACTTCTCATTCTACTCTGTGCACACGCCGCTGATGGCTCGTCCGGATCTGGAAGCGAAGTACAAGGCCAAGAAGGAAAAGCTGGGGCTGAAGGCAGAGTGGGGGCAGGAGGACACTCGCCAGGTGAGGCAGGTGCAGGAACACGCCGTCTATGCGGCCATGGTGGAAGCCATGGACCAGGCGGTGGGCAAGGTGCTGGCCAAGCTGGATGAACTGGGCCTGAAGGAGAACACCATCGTCGTCTTCACGTCGGACAACGGCGGTCTCTCCACGAGCGAAGGGTCCCCCACCGCCAACCTGCCCTGGCGCGGCGGGAAGGGCTGGATGTATGAGGGCGGCATCCGTGAAGCGCTCCTGGTGCGCTGGCCGGGTGTCGTCCAGCCGGGTAGCGTGATTCATGAACCCGTGATCGGGACTGACTTTTACCCCACCCTGCTGGCAGCGGGCAGTGCTGCTCTGCCCAAGGAGTATCCGGGAGACGGTGTGGATCTCAAGCCGGTGCTGAAACAAGAGCCCAAGGCGGCCGATGCGGCACCCCGCACCCTGTACTGGCACTACCCCCACTATGGCAACCAGGGCGGGGCACCCGCCACCGCCGTGCGCCAGGGTGACTGGAAGCTGATCCACTGGTTTGAAGAAGATGCGTACGAGCTGTACAATCTGAAGACTGATCCAGCAGAGAGGAACAATGTGGCAGCGACGCAGACGGA contains these protein-coding regions:
- a CDS encoding sulfatase, with the translated sequence MIRLFLLPAVLLFSTRLAGAEPPRQPNIVFFLVDDLGQRDLACYGSTFYETPHLDRLAKEGALFTDAYSTCPVCSPSRASILTGKYPQRTGITDYIGAPMKPEQWKRNTKLLPAPYSDRLALEETTMAEALKAAGYATFFAGKWHLGPEGWFPEDQGFEINKGGIDRGGPYGGNKYFSPYGNPRLSDGPPGEHLPDRLATETASFIEAHKDKPFFAYFSFYSVHTPLMARPDLEAKYKAKKEKLGLKAEWGQEDTRQVRQVQEHAVYAAMVEAMDQAVGKVLAKLDELGLKENTIVVFTSDNGGLSTSEGSPTANLPWRGGKGWMYEGGIREALLVRWPGVVQPGSVIHEPVIGTDFYPTLLAAGSAALPKEYPGDGVDLKPVLKQEPKAADAAPRTLYWHYPHYGNQGGAPATAVRQGDWKLIHWFEEDAYELYNLKTDPAERNNVAATQTEVVTTLKAEMERRVKDTGSLLPTSNPAYDASKPSGRGAGGGGGGKKKEKAKEE